In a single window of the Aridibaculum aurantiacum genome:
- a CDS encoding IS1096 element passenger TnpR family protein: MAVLKFRAYYEEDDSVYRDIVIKHTQSFEDLHRAILKAYDFDSKHQATFYRSNDSWQRGREITLEKYDKSYKAEPLLMNETTIGSEIRDPNQKFIYTYDFVKGWTFLVELISVSKEESSKITYPSTSRAEGIGPAQYGTKSLLGDKFVDIEEKYDLSAGAEGFGSEGDDDGSSDDSDGESYGSEEGREEEY, encoded by the coding sequence ATGGCCGTTCTAAAATTCAGAGCATATTACGAAGAGGATGACAGCGTGTACCGCGACATCGTGATCAAACACACCCAAAGTTTTGAGGACCTTCACCGGGCTATCCTGAAGGCTTACGACTTCGACAGCAAGCACCAGGCAACATTTTACCGCAGCAACGACTCCTGGCAGCGTGGACGCGAAATAACCCTGGAGAAGTACGATAAGTCTTACAAGGCTGAGCCATTGCTCATGAATGAAACCACTATCGGCTCCGAAATACGCGATCCTAATCAAAAATTCATCTACACCTACGATTTTGTAAAAGGCTGGACATTCCTGGTGGAACTGATCAGCGTGAGCAAAGAAGAAAGTTCTAAAATCACTTATCCATCTACCAGCCGTGCTGAAGGAATTGGACCGGCACAATATGGCACCAAGAGCTTGTTGGGCGATAAATTTGTTGACATAGAAGAGAAGTACGACCTGAGCGCCGGTGCTGAAGGCTTTGGCAGCGAAGGCGACGATGATGGCAGTTCAGATGATAGCGACGGCGAAAGTTATGGC